In Phreatobacter stygius, a genomic segment contains:
- a CDS encoding serine hydrolase domain-containing protein: MSRLASLDRIFSESIGRGDLPGVVATVGSREGVLYQGAFGRRDIGKPAPMTADTVFWIASMTKAITTVAVMQLVEQGRIDLDQPVSRYAPALGEARVLEGFDEAGAPRLRAPKSAVTMRRLLTHTAGYGYDFASGAIRQYMKATGTPSSASGQTASLSIPLLFDPGEAFQYGISTDWAGRIVEAVSGQDLDAYFAEHIFRPLGMADTMFVLGQDQHARRATVHAIKEDAAFVPTEMVVQQDPEFFSGGGGLYSTAADYLAFVRMILNDGLGNGQRILKAETIAAMAVDQIPHMAMPEMKLNSPTGLRDTNFYPGMSQGWSLGFLINRETSPEGRPAGSLAWGGFANTLYWIDRKNGISGILLSQVVPFFDPRAIALFKAFEAAVYREL; encoded by the coding sequence TTGAGCAGATTGGCTAGCCTGGACCGCATTTTCAGCGAATCGATCGGGCGCGGCGACCTGCCGGGGGTCGTCGCCACCGTCGGCTCGCGTGAGGGCGTGCTTTATCAAGGTGCCTTCGGCCGGCGCGATATCGGCAAGCCCGCCCCGATGACCGCGGACACGGTGTTCTGGATCGCCTCGATGACCAAGGCGATCACCACGGTGGCGGTGATGCAGCTGGTCGAGCAGGGCCGGATCGATCTCGACCAGCCGGTCAGCCGCTATGCACCCGCGCTTGGCGAGGCCAGGGTGCTCGAAGGCTTCGACGAAGCCGGCGCGCCGCGGCTGCGCGCGCCGAAAAGCGCCGTCACCATGCGCCGGTTGCTCACCCATACAGCCGGTTACGGTTATGATTTCGCCAGCGGCGCGATCCGGCAATATATGAAGGCGACCGGCACGCCGTCGTCCGCCTCCGGACAGACGGCATCATTGTCGATCCCGCTGCTGTTCGATCCGGGCGAGGCGTTCCAATACGGCATCAGCACGGATTGGGCCGGCCGGATCGTCGAGGCGGTGAGCGGGCAGGATCTCGACGCCTATTTCGCCGAACACATCTTCAGGCCGCTCGGCATGGCCGACACCATGTTCGTGCTCGGGCAGGACCAGCATGCACGCCGGGCGACCGTCCATGCGATCAAGGAGGATGCCGCCTTCGTGCCGACCGAGATGGTCGTGCAGCAGGACCCGGAATTCTTCTCCGGCGGCGGCGGGCTCTATTCGACCGCCGCCGACTATCTCGCCTTCGTCCGGATGATCCTCAATGACGGCCTCGGCAACGGCCAGCGCATCCTGAAAGCCGAAACCATCGCGGCCATGGCGGTGGACCAGATCCCGCACATGGCGATGCCGGAGATGAAGCTCAATTCGCCGACCGGCCTGCGCGACACCAATTTTTATCCCGGCATGAGCCAGGGCTGGAGCCTCGGCTTCCTGATCAACCGTGAAACCTCGCCCGAGGGCCGGCCGGCCGGCTCGCTCGCCTGGGGCGGTTTTGCCAATACGCTCTACTGGATCGACCGGAAGAACGGCATTTCCGGCATCCTGCTGAGCCAGGTCGTGCCGTTCTTCGATCCGCGCGCCATTGCGCTGTTCAAGGCCTTCGAGGCGGCGGTCTATCGCGAACTGTGA